Part of the Mya arenaria isolate MELC-2E11 chromosome 8, ASM2691426v1 genome, GGTTTTTCCATGGTTAtctgttttttaatttttcatcgCCGTCtctgtggcctagtggttaagcacCCGCCtaagaaatacatatatacatacatacatccgAACCTTTAATGTAACAGCTTTTGTGTTTTCGTTTCTTAAGTCTCAAAAAGTCCATAATAAAATGCAAGACAGATATGTGTCTATTTCAATCACTTTTGAGTTTGTTATTATACATAGTGCAAATTACCACTAAAAAGTCATTGTTATGTTAGATTGATACCTTAAATTTTGACACTTGTGCGCCATAGGTCTGCACACTGACTGACCTTATTAAAAGACTGAATTTACGTTCTAAGGAAATTCAGAAGATTCAGATAAGTCATTCATTATTATTGTACAGTATCATGGACTCTTCCTTATCACCGTCGAAAAAATTGTATGTGGGctcattttttaatgattttttcagGGATAAGAAGATTAAAAACCCCGTTTTGAATGTCATAATTTAGACATCCAGGTACggatgtttttatattaatttcctTGTATGGTAATGTCATGTACTGGTCAAAGTTTGCTCAACTGCTGACATGAAgatgtttattaaagttttgttttattcataatcacATCGTATATTAAGCTTTTGGATATTAGCATTTTCTGTAAACATCGTTTTAttttctactttcagtttcactttacGTGTAATTATAACTGGGAGGCTTAAGTACTTTATACTGTACCGTAGTCATGATATACTAGCTGAGCTATTGACaatcatttgataaaacaatggCAATTACAATGCAATAATAATGACAGGTTAATGTGTACGGTAAGGATTTTACAAAATTACCATAAGACGATGATCAAGTTCGTCTTTTGATTTCGCCGCGATGCTTGCTTTTATTAAGTAAATCGGCTTTTATCAAAACGGTAGGTtacaaagtgcatgcagcgactacGTCCCTTTGCAATGCATTTTGGAATTTAAGAATACTTaacgataaaaaataatatatgacatAACATTAGTCGACATTCAATACAGAGTTTAGTTAACGGGTTTTCTAACACAaacgagtttaataaattatgggaccaatatatttatatttataacttttttgtGCTTCTGTAGTATATGCATTCAAGTTTATAGTTTCCCTCTCCGTATCTGTTTACCTTATATTTTCCATTGTAGCttttatatttcaagtttttcCATTTTGCAACTGATTCCAATACCGGTTAGTTTTccactggtggtaaaatccagTCTGTTCTTCAGAAAATGACTAGGCTCAGAAAATAATAACTTCTCCGCATTGTGATTTACATGCGCACGGTAAATGTAGGTAATCCTCGAGTCTAAATACCAATCACTTGAGTTACATTCACTATTACACCATGTAAGCCATTTGATTGGGCAGTCAACTTCAACACATACTTGTCTAAGGTAACTCCACACAACACTATATCAAATGTGCAAGAGGCCAATAGTTTAATGTGTATACCATTTCACGAAAAATCAAGCAGACTGATCATTGTGGTGTTTCTGGATTTGAGTATGTACAAAACCCTATCTGCTTTATATTTTAGTGCAAACAAAGTAAACGTACTTTTGCCTACCTTATGCATATTTTAACACATCTAAAAACCCTTCTACCTTAATGCTAGGCTGTTCgatatttttgacaaattttgtcTGAAGTACACATTGAATTGAGAATCAGACAATGTTgggaaaaaaaactattattttgataaacgaCCAAAAACGATTAAATCGCTTAAATTTAAATGCCAACACAATTTGCAGACCATAAGGAATGTTTGGGTGTAATTTTGGAACACCAGAGTCACTAagtataaatgtgtttattctGTGGTGAAAAGGCCAGCGTCAGTTGGGAAAACAACCTAATTATGGGCGTTTTTCAAGCATTTATAGCATTTCAGTCTTATAGCATTTCTATCGGCCGCGATGccaaatatttcacaattcaCTTTGTAGAGGATGGTGACTTTGGACTCTATGTACATTCTACCTTTCAATATTGACTCTAGTTTAGCAAGTATGCCTTCGGATATGGAAAATAGTGTAGACCTGGTATCCATGACTGTGGGTATTTTGATTACCCTGTAAATTCTACTGTGGGTATTTTGATTACCCTGTAAATTCTACTGTGGGTATTTTGAATACCCTGAAAATTCTACTGTGGGTATTTTGAATACCCTGTAAATTCTACTGTGGGTATTTTGAATACCCTGACAATTCTGCTGTGGGTATTTTGAATACCCTGACAATTCTGCTGTGGGTATTTTGAATACCCTGACAATTCTGCTGTGGGTATTTTGAATACCCTGAAAATTCTGCTGTGGGTATTTTGAATACCCTGACAATTCTGCTGTGGGTATTTTGAATACCCTGACAATTCTGCTGTGGGTATTTTGAATACCCTGAAAATTCTACTGTGGGTATTTTGAATACCCTGTAAATTCTACTGTGGGTATTTTGATTACCCTGTAAATTCTACTGTGGGTATTTTGAATACCCTGTAAATTCTACTGTGGGTATTTTGAATACCCTGTAAATTCTACTGTGGGTATTTTGAATACCCTGTAAATTCTACTGTGGGTATTTTGAATACCCTGTAAATTCTACTGTGGGTATTTTGAATACCCTGAAAATTCTACTGTGGGTATTTTGAATACCCTGTAAATTCTACTGTGGGTATTTTGAATACCCTGTAAATTCTACTGTGGGTATTTTGAATACCCTGAAAATTCTGCTGTGGGtattttgactactttgccATTTTTGAGGTGTGGGTATTTTGACCGTGGGTATTTTGAGTGGTACCCTTAGTTGATACACCTTATTAATtaaacaggattttttttattttaaaagctatGTAATATCGTCATGAagtatgattcaaaatattatcaattacTTGTccataaaaaatgcattgaaatcaGTTCACTAAAGAATGTCTGTGTCTCGGTGCAGTTTCTTTTCTGGTGCCTGTATGCAAGAAATCTCTAAAAACGGCACCTAAGAATTTTAGGACAGAATATCACCTTTTTAATACCTGGTCCATTCTTGTAAATTTATTGTCACGGCATGGAGGTCATTAATTCCCTGATTTGTCACTTCCGCCCCATGGATTTCTATAAAACGACCCTTAATCCGAGAAATTAGCTCGCCGTAACAATACAAAATCAATGCTTTATCGCTGTAAGACGCGACAtgagttaaataaaaaagaaatcaaactgTGTCcttaatcaaacaaaatcatTCTTGTATTGGCAAGAAATTAACAACACAACTCGTGTTCTATGGCGAATGATGATTTAATCAGAGTATTTTATTTCCGATCACAGCATGTTAACAAGTGATGTAGGAAGTAATGTTTGAGTTATATAAAGTTTGCATGCCAGCCTGCTTGATCGTGTGGAACTGACGAACCTTGCATGTACATACATCCGAACTTCAATAAAGAATTAGTATAAAGCCAgagtttcattgtttatttatatacaagaGTGATTTATGTCACACCACTGAACTTAAAAACattggtaaaatataaatgatccAATCCTCGAAATCTATTGAAAATCCTTCTAGCAAaggataaaacaataaaaattaaacttttgcTTCACCTTTGAATATAAAGCACATTGGCTGTAATGTTATGTCAAAAATGTCAACTGTTATTCTGTATGgaaattttgggaaaaaaaccaacaaaaatcaaatgtgatacaagtttaaatatgatattagtttcataacaatattCACAAAaagacaataacaaacaataacaatcaaGAAATGTTACACCGACAGCAGGGCCTCTCGGTCTGCAGGCGAGACTGTATGCGCTACAATAACGGCGACAGATGATTACATCAGGTTTTATGaaacatatgaacacattttgttatattgGAAGAATTTGTAATAATTCAAGaacaattatattacattattctCAGAAGGTCGCTGTGAAGAAAAGCACTTTGGACAAAATTCTCCATCTTTGTCCAAGGTTATCCACAAGTTTTGCTATAAGTCATAAGGTTAGCAGTGGGGCTAAATGCAACcagtttttttcttctttttccaaaatataaacCAACACAATGGTCAAAATAGAGTGTATGTGCgtatatttagtaaaaaaaacaatataactacTGTATTCAGGCCATATGTATACTTCTTATTATGCAAATTTAACAACAACTAAccaataacagcaacaacaaaaatataaaaaacaaagatCAACGTAACAAAATCAAGTACTCTGAAATCTTATGGTGATAAATCACTATTGAATCTTTCTGAACATCGACTATTTACATAGAAATCCTGCAAAATGACATTAAAGGAACCAAACTTCCGCATTAAACAAATCATCGTATAATTATCATATGCATGACGTTTGCTTATCACATCCGGTTGAACCTTCCAACCTGTTGGTTACAGTTGGGGCACCTGTGAACTACGTCTTTCATGGGTTCCATGCAGAACGGAATCAGACAGCAGCCTAGTGGAAAACTGGAGAGAGAAAATATCATAACAAATAAGCCACATGTACAGTGCACGTTGTCCAACGTATTTTTTTGCCGAATTGGAGATATGTTCAATGCGGAACATAACGGCGTATTCTTTTGAGTAGTTCAGTGCATTGAAGGATGTTTTGTCCGATAAGTGAGTTTATACTTTTATCacttttattgcaatataaatacgcctacctaGACATTGTAAGCTCCTCTCGGGGTTTTAAGCAATGGTTCTAGAGGCCTTTAAAACATCTTTTATGATTGCCgtggatgttttatgcagtttttgtttgCTGCTGAATCAGAATAATTGTGTGAAAGGAGTTCAATAGAAACAAATGTATTGCTGAGACAGTTTGGGTTATTTTTCAACAtacaatattacattgttatctTCATGTATTTCAACATGAATTCACTTCTGTTCAATTCTGTTCAGATTATAttgaaaagtaaatattaatagctagtcagctatttcaagattttctgacattttgaaactgcagtaattcatagttgTTTTGTGTTAGATCGTTGGTAAGAGTGgcccctttgataaatctggagacaaaatatataattttaggTTGAATGTCACTAAATGTTGTACAGGACAAAAGTATGACGTTCATTGCCATCCAACGACTGTGTATGAATGCGGAATAAACTTTATGCGGTCTTATAAGGCACACAACAACGTAAAAACGCTTTACGGTTTATAAATTactaattttgaatattttagatgctaatatttcaattaacctTTGAACTTGTTTATTATAATCTCCATTAGTGCAACTACTTTTCTTTGCTATTATTTGATTTGTCAGGGTTTTGtcgttgttgttggtggtggggGAGGGATTCGACGGTCTAAAACCTACTCCTTTCCTTCTATATGACGCAAACTATCGAATTAATAAGGCATGACTTTGTGTTTGAACCAACTATGTTAAAATACATGGCAATCATGCGAATGTATACTGGAATATAGACCTCGCGGAATTAAAGTTAGTAACTATTGGTGATTAAATGCTACAATACTTACAAGAGGAATATCAGAAAGCAGGCGAGCCAGGTGAGGGTGCCGTTCTCAAAATAGGTGGAGGTAACCACGTCCGCCTGGCAAAACATGCAGCGCATGCGCAGGGGAACCTCCCGGAAGTGCTGCACGACGAACGCTTGTGGCTGCACGTAAACCGTAGTCGGGGGCGCGCCAACGGATATCGGAGTGTTCTCGTCTGGAAAACAGTAAGGTAGAGAATAATTGGACATAGAGATGTTGTCCGGTCAAAACCACAGGTGACAGAAGCAAATTATGGCTATGTTGGTTATATAGTCTGTATTCGTGCTAGGACAATAGGCTATGGAAACTTAAACATAGTTTGCTTCTGTCCCCTGTTTTCAAAACGACATCATAAACCCCGATGATACAGATAAGGTGCAATACGTTTCTATCGGAAATAGTCAATTAATTCCAATGTAAACGTATATGCTCGATTGGTACCCCCAGTTTCATCATCTTCGATAACTtaatgttgtacatgtatatacattgatCCTCGCACGGCACACGGTGTAAATGGATACGTTCGTCAAATTGATTTCGCAACAACAATTGGGTCATTATATACCATTAATATATAGCGTGTAAAAGTCGGAATTTACTTGGGGGAGGGGCGGTGCCCTTTTCCGCGTACGGTGGGGGTTGGTCGCTCATTCCGTCTTCCACTGTAAAGAgagaaaacttttttataataCCCTGATGTAttatcagtgttttttttaatcgtttttatcgcctgtgccttgcaaattgggaaaaaattgACTTtggggaaaaatacaaaatcaggccaagaTACctaatataatggaaaatataaatgtttatgcatacattatgctgtgaaaaaGTAAGTCTGATCAATATTGTgttcatatttaataaattcattgctttttcatttattaatgttatCTGCTTTTGTCAAGttgggaaaaatatataaacatttggggaaaatggacagtttttggcaaggggaaacagcctttagaaggcagtaaattgcaccaaaaaaaaatcactgagtATGCATTATGaacttaataattttagttCGTGTTTTTAGTGAACATCATGATTTCCAACCATCACCATGAAAGGGAAGTACGGAACTGGAAGTTAATTGCAATCAGGAGTGGTATTCAAgtacgatgtagctaatcggattgctcgaTATGAATAACGGACCTATTCAGTGAATGGaatcaatgatgtatgaccataagattgactaaagttgcatttttaataaaagtccATGAAGCAATCAGGCAATTATGACATGACTTTAAACAGAATTAACATActacattataataattaagtttTTCCATCTGAAAACTATCATTTAGACCGAGTTATGCAGTGCTGATAAGCCCAAAGCGAAGGTAGATTTTCAATTTGCGAACGTTTGACGTtttcaggttatcttacggcagtactATGCCACCATTGCTTTATATAGTATTCATTGATGCATACATGGCGGTACAGTCTATTTAAAATAAGCTTAACAGTAATGGTactaaacatgtacaaaagaATACATGATAGCTCCTGGTATGCATTCTAAAAGGTGTAATGAGCAAATTCAAAAATCTTATCAAGATGATCTAGTGGAAATCgcaaatcatttatatatacaagtaGGTAACCAGTTCCTGCTAGAAGCCAAAACTACAATTATATAGATAAGTGgcaacacgaatcttatctagttaaccagttataaAGTTACTCATCAAGTGAAATTCGCAAACCATATAAGTAGTTAACATGTAACACCGAAAacaattcgcaaaccataacacGTTATCTTAGTTCTTACGGCAGAACTTATATATGCCACCATTAATTCTGATATAGAgctaataaaatacaaacatatactaGTAAAAAAATGACATGATGGAAAAGGATGGACACTGACCTTATTGTTAAAGAAATAGTTATACTCCTATCACCACAAATCCTTAACACTTCATCGTAAACACTTTTGATTTCTTATGTTATAACTTCCTATTTTGTGTGTATTTCGTAACACTTCCGTTCCACATGACTTGATTCTCATGTGAGCATTATAAATAGATACTGATGTACCAGTAAGAATGATTTTAAAAGTGAGGTTGagaaaacatttgtttctaattttcataattacttctattttattaaaatatatacatatataaattcataaatatttatgtatgtataaatatatattaataacacaATTACCAACCTTAATATTAAACTTTTACGAAAGTAAGTGAATGAAGTTTTAtcacaaaatataacatgtacGTAAGCATGTAAATGTATGTActtttattttagataaaagCTTTAAATGCCACGTTTTCCTCCAAATTGTAAATTTATCCGTCCAGAAGTTAATAACCATTGATCATATTCAGTAAGtgcaaatatggaaaaatacaaCAGCTGGCGGCCTAAATCTAGGCTTTTTAATCAGTATTTGTAATATGAACCGAAAAGtaaacaatgtattgtatatttatacaagAAACAAGCTTCAAttgtgcaccagtcaactgGTAccacgcacccccccccccccccgcccgccaggtccggggaatagccgggactttgactttcggtgcagccaaccccgggt contains:
- the LOC128245027 gene encoding LITAF domain-containing protein-like, with amino-acid sequence MSDQPPPYAEKGTAPPPNENTPISVGAPPTTVYVQPQAFVVQHFREVPLRMRCMFCQADVVTSTYFENGTLTWLACFLIFLFFPLGCCLIPFCMEPMKDVVHRCPNCNQQVGRFNRM